In Paenibacillus xylanilyticus, the genomic window GCACGGTCATACGTCCGATCCACCATCATGATTTCCCTGCATATCGACTGATTGATCATGGAATATGCACAACTTGAGCCTACAAGACCCGCCCCGATGACCGCCACTTTACCTGATTTGCCTAACACTGTCGTTCAACCCCCATATCCTAATCATGTAATTGTCCTGACTTCAAGCCATATGTTAAGTATAGTCCTTTAATTTATGCCGAAATCCGTTTCTACGTTACATAAGATAACACATGGAAAAGCAGTGCAGCAATGATATCCTCTGTCGCGGGAGCGTATTGGAGTAATGGAGTTAACAAAATTGACATGAATATCCTGTTTTCATAAACCGACGGCGTCTGCACCAGCATCATTCGACGTGACAGGATTCATCCTCCATGTCGGAATAGGAGAGATTTTTACGAATAACACACGTGACAAAAGTTCTTATGAATCCGCAGAAACAGAACAAAACCGCCAAAGGGATCGAGCCAGACGTTGACGAATACCTATGGCAAGCTAAACAAAAGCGATTTGTTCATGAGACAGGTTGACCCGATCCGATGACAGTTCCAGAAGGGAACGCTGAAGCCACCATTTCGAATTCAAAAGACTTCATTCCGGGAGGGAATAATGATGATTGAAGAAGTTGGAGCAACGACGGAAACGGCCAAGAGCCTGGGCATAGGAGCCAGTACTCTTCGTAAATATGCGGCAGCACTTGAGGAACAGGGATATCGATTCGAGCGTTCCGCCAACAAGTCCAGATTGTTCAGATCGGACGATATTCAGTGCATTGAACGATTAATGACGGAGCTGAGGGAGCATAACCTGCCGCTTGCAGATGCCGTGGTGACGGTCCTTTCCCCGAATGTGCCAGAGAGCAACGTAGAGATAACTTCTGAGAAGGAATGTGCAGCAGCCGTGCTGCCTGCCGTACTCTCTGAAGAAACGGAGCCGACTGGCCATCTCCGGTCCTATGAAGGTCTGGGTCAGCTTGTGAATGAAGTGACCTTCGGGATGATCGAGCCACAGGATGATCGTGTGCAAATGCTCCAGCAGCGGGTGGATGAACTGGAGTTAACGCTGAAACAGCTTGCAGATACGCATACGGCTCTTCAGGATCAGATGGAGAAGCAGCGTCTATGGATGAATGAGAAGCTGGAGGAAGAACGGGATCGTGAACTGGTCACCAATCTGCGCAGCTTCCAGGGCCGTAAACGCAAACCGAAAGGGACTTCGCTGCGTATGCTCTTTGGCTTGCTGCCCAAAAAACACAAGGAAGCGTGATGGCAGAGGGGCTGCCGTGATTTCGTGCAGGCAGCCTGATATAATAAGCTCCATAGTACAACAAGAAAACTGGCTGTTACGGCTGCTCGAACGTGCCTGTGAAGGGTCGCGTGAAGTTCAGAAGTCGCCGGTGTGGGAGGACAAGTGGAGCTGCAACGAAGCTGGCAAAGATTGGTGGGTCTGTGGACAGACCGTCCCCGGCGGGAAGGTTCTCTGATCTCGGGACGTTACCGAATCCAGGAGCTGCTTGGTATGGGGAGTTATGGACTCACCTATTTGTGTATCGACGAATTGAATGGCGAGGAAGTGGCGTTAAAGGAATCGAAGCCAAGCAAAGGCAGACTTTCTGCCCGGTTGCTGGAACGGGAAGCGGACGTGATGAGCCGGATGGATCACCCGGCCATCCCGAAGCTGCTCCATGCATTTATATATAAGGGGAGAAGCTGCATTTCCACAGAGTATATCCGGGGAGAGACGCTGGAACAGTGTATATTTGAACAGGGGCATAAATATACAGAGCAGGAATGCTTGGCACTGGCTCTACAACTGCTGGAGCCTGTGCTCCATGTTCACGAACGGGGATATATCCATGGGGATGTGCGCATACCCAACGTTATTTTGCGTGATGAGCGTGTACATTTGATTGACTTCGGTCTGGCGCGGCGTATGGGGGAGCCGTTGCTGCCTGAGCTGAAGCGAAGAATGCGGGAACTGCCCACGCCGGAGGATGAGCCGGCTGCACCTGATCAGGATCTGCAGGATCTGGGACACTTTCTTCTGTTTATGCTGTACTCGGCATATGAGCCGGAGAAGGGCAAGGCACCTGCAAGCTGGCAGGAGGAGCTGAAGCTTACGCCTGGTTTGCACCACATGCTGGAGAGACTGCTGGGGCTTCGCCCGGGATACACAGAAGGTGCGCCTGAATTACAGGCCGAGATCAAACGTTTGCTGGATTCCTATTAAAAGTGAATCGGAAACGCCAATAGGGGATGTTCTGCTGCCGTAGATACGGCTGGCTGAACATCCCCTATTGGCATATATCATCATTGCAGCACCATATTAACTGGAGCTGTATTTTCTGCTTTTGTAATAACCGGAACCATGGCGGTTATCCCTGTATTTCATATCGGACGATGAATATCGTTTATAGCTTCGTTTGCCTGAGGAGCTGCTGTAGCGTTTATAGGAGCGTCTGTCCGAGGAGCTATAGCGCCTTCGGTGAGATGAAGATTTGGAATCAATGAGTTTACCAATAATTTTTTTGAACATGGATAATCATCCTTTCTTCTTCAACCGTTTTAAGCATATACGCACCTTGGTGAGGAGGGTTTCGTGTTTTTTAGGGAATGTGGTATTCATTGCACACGAGGTTGGCGTATAATAGGATGTTGGTGCTTTACCGATTGTACGAATTTTTTATTTTGTGCGTTTCGCGTTACAATAGAAGACAGGATAAGATCATAACGGACAGGAGAAGTTGGAATGATTACGTTAAAAACCAAAGAGCAGATACAGAATATGAAAAAAGCAGGCGAGATTCTTGCCGCGTGCCATAAAGAGATTGCGAAAATGATCCGTCCAGGGATCACTACCCAGGAGATTGACCAGTTCGCAGAAGCTTTTATGAAGAAAAATGGCGCAACACCGGAGCAAAAAGGGTACAACGGGTACCAATATGCGACATGTGCGTCTGTAAATGACGTGATTTGTCATGGCTTTCCGGGAAAATACGTACTGCAAGACGGGGATATCGTTACGATTGATATGGTCGTGAATCTGAATGGCTGGCTGGCCGATTCCGCGTGGTCTTATGCAGTGGGTCAAGTGACACCGGAAGCCCAGCATCTGCTGGATGTCACCAAAACGTCCCTCTACAAAGGCATTGAGCTTGCCGTAGTTGGCAACCGGATCGGTGATATTTCCCATGCTATTCAGACGTATGCTGAAGGGGAGGGCTTGTCTGTCGTACGTGAGTTTATCGGTCATGGCATTGGCGAGAAAATGCATGAAGAACCACAGGTGCCCCACTATGGTCCACCGCATCGTGGTCCCCGCCTCAAAGAAGGCATGGTCATTACCATTGAGCCGATGCTGAACATTGGGACGTACCGGAGCAAGCTGGATGCGGATGGCTGGACAGCCCGTACGCAGGACGGAAGCCTGTCTGCTCAATACGAGCACACCATTGCCATCACAGCAGATGGTCCTGTAATTTTGACAGCGCAGGAATAGTGAATTAACTGTAGCAATAGAATGAATTTGATGTTTTCAAGGCGGCCCACGTTTGTGATCCGCCTGTTTCGGTTTAAACTATTAAGAGTCAGTATTTGGCATATGGGATACGAAAGAGCATCGTTTGGGATTCTGAATTGCTAACGGTGGCTTCCAGATCAGCTATGTGCCAATGCTCGATAAGATAACATATTGTGCTGGTGGTATAACATATACGATGATAAGGGTTATACGCAGGCCACTGGCAACAAGGAGGTCATGAAGTTGTCTCGAAATGAACAGATCGTACTAGCATCCCGTCCGGAAGGTGCACCATCCAGGGATAATTTCAAATTCATTCATACTCCGCTCCCTGAACCGGAAGCAGGACAGGTTCTGGTGCGTACATTATATTTGTCGGTTGACCCTTATATGCGTGGCCGTATGAAGGATACGAAGTCTTACGCACCTCCGTACGCGCTGAATGAAGTGATCAAAGGTGGGGCGATTGGACAAGTGGTGGACTCGTCAGAACCCAATCTGCGCAAAGGTGACTTCGTCTCCGGCATGTGGGGCTGGCAGCGGTATGCGGCTGTCAATACGGGAGATCTTTCGCTGATCGATACGGAGGAAGCGCCCCTTACAGCCTATCTTGGTGCCCTTGGCCTGACGGGCCTGACGGCTTATTTTGGCATGGAGGATATCGGTAAACCGAAGGATGGCGAAACGGTGGTGGTATCCGGCGCAGCGGGAGCCGTTGGTATGATTGCCGGTCAGATCGGCAAGATTGTCGGAGCAAGAGTGGTTGGAATCGCAGGTTCTGACGAAAAATGCGCATATCTGAAAGAAAAGCTCGGGTTCGATGTGGTCCTCAACTACAAGCGGGAGAGTGACATGTCCGCAGCGATTGAACGGGTATGTCCGGACGGCGTGGATGTCTATTTCGATAATGTTGGCGGTGACATCTCGGATGCAGTGCTCAGACATATCAATCGAAATGCGCGTATTCCGCTGTGTGGGCAGATTTCGTCCTACAATTTGGAGAAGCCGGACATCGGCATGAGACCACAGACGTTACTTTTGACGAATACCGCGCTGATGAAAGGTTTTCTATTGGGGGACTATGCCAAGTCCTTCAAGGAAGGGCGCGCCAAGTTGGCCAAATGGATGAGGGAAGGCCTCATTCAATATGAGGAGAACATTGTGGAAGGGTTTGATCAGACACCGGAAGCCTTTATGGGACTGTTCTCGGGAGATAACCTGGGTAAACAGCTGGTGAAAGTTGCAGACCCCGAGTAAGATCACGCATTACCCTTTCTGCCTTGGAAGCAAGGCGAGATAAACAACAAAAAGACACGTTCCGCATTCCTATATGCCGAGAACGTGTCTTTTATTTTGACTTCGTCGCGTAAGCTCAAGCCGATGCAGCAACGACTTCTTTGTAGTGTTTATACATATATACCCGCCAGCGCACGATCATGCCGAAGGCCAGAAGGAAGAACAATCCACCGGTTTGCGGAATGGTGACGTACTGCTGAATGACTTCATGCAGGATCAGACGTACCGCCAGCAACCCAAGCAGAATGAAGGCAAAGCTGCGGGAACGGGTCGCGAATATCTCTTCGTTTACCTTTTCAAACCGGGTACTGCGAATGAGAGGATACGAGAAGATGAACCAGCCAACCAAAAATGCAATTAAGGCCCACCATAACGGAAAATGCGTCTCTGGTACAACAAACATGAAAAATCCGGTACTCATGCCCAGTGGGGGAATCAGAATTTTGCGTATGGTCACCGGTCTGTGACTGGCTTTCAAACGGATGAAAATGGCAAGCAATGCCATGATAAGCATACCCAGGGTTGCACCGATCTGAAGGTAAGACGGACTGATTTGAGCCACGGAAATATCCCTCTTTCTGGAATAATATATGTTCCGGACATCCGGATCATCAAACAAATCATAGAATTTATTGTTTCTATATATAGATTCTATTATATCACAAACCAAGAAAGCCGATAGAATGCTTAGTGCATCATTTTGCCCGAATACGGTATAACGAGATGAACACAGTTTGTATTGAAAATTTGTACTATTTTGTCCAAAGCAGGTGCATTTATGCGAGCAAGGGCAAATCAGGTAATTACACGCGATATTTGATGCACTAAGAGAGCAAGCAAGACACCCTGGGAGGAAGACACAGCATGAAAAGAAACCACAGGCCGCTAACCTTATGGTTGCTGGCTTGTCTGACGGTGATATCGGTCGGTCTGGTTGTCCCCTGGATCTGGTGGCAATCTCAAGCACCAGTGCTGCTGAACATCATGATTATAGACAAAACGAATGCTAATGCACCTTCTCCGGGATACAAGGGCCTGGTTTGGCTATTGAATCAACAGAAGATTGTACAGAAGACCGGAGAACGATACGTTTATGACGAAAATGAGGATGAGGTTAACCTCCTAGAGCATGCTTCCCCAATAACGAAAAAACTTCCGGACGAAGTCACTGAAACCGATCTGATCTATCTGGCTTCATCTAAAACAAATGCTGCACCTTCTGTTCGTCTCAGAACGAAGAAGGTCGAGGAGCCCGCAGGGTTAACCGTTTATGATGCCCTTAAAATTCGCGAAGCTGCCAGCAGAGGGGTCGCCGTCGTTGCAGAGTATAATACACAATCCTTATGGACGTCGGATAACGTCAGGGAGCAGCTTCATCCCATTCTGGGCTTGAAGAGCAGCGGATGGCGGGGGAAATACATATCCAATCTGCAGAGCCGAGTTCAAGTGCCTGAACAGGTACGCATGGATTATGAGCGTATTGCAGGGCAGGCTTGGCCGTACTCCGGAAAGGGCATTCTCCTGGTGCATGACGATGGCCGGGTCATCGTGCTGCGTGGCGGCAAGGATGTCCAGACAGCAGAGATCAAGCTGTCTTTTACGGAGAAAGGCAGGCAGTGGAGCGGCATCCAGCAGGAGTTCCAATATACCAGCTGGTTCGATGTGGTCGTGCCGGATTCGCCAGAAACGATACTGGCAAGATACAAAACGAGCCTGACTCAAGAAGGACGTCAGAAGCTGGTTAATGCCGGTATTCCAGGTGATTTTCCAGCCATCCTTCGTAATGATGGAGAGTATCAGTCGTATTATATGACAGGTTCATTCGGAGAGATGGAGCATTACTCATTCTGGCGCAGGATCAAGGGATGGGATGTTATCAGAGAGTGGCTTACACCGAATCGAAAAGAAATACCGGATATGTTTTACTGGAAGGTGTACGTGCCTGTCATGAAACAGATTCTGAAGGATGTTCAAGCCGAAGAGCATGTGTGGCCATAGAGAAATACCGTTCGAAGAGAAACGACAGAAGGTAGAAAGGGATGCAGTGTAGTGCTGCATCCCTTTTTCATATGTTTACGATTTTTCATATGTTTACGGTGCAGAGTCAGTCCTGATGCAAATGCTGCAGCCCGTTAAGGAAGGCCTGGACGGTCAGGTGCAGACTCTCATTAGAATCAAAATCCATGTTGAATCCGCCTTGGGCTTCAATGGATGCGAAGCCATGGCACAGGCTCCTTAATCCGCGCACCGCATGCAGCGCTTCGGCTTCGGTGAGCGTGTAGGGCTGCAATGCATGCAGCAGAATCTCCAGCGTAGCTGTATTGGCTGCGGCAAGCTCCGGTTCATGGATATCCGGAGCGTGGAACGAGGCTTCGTACAGCCCTGGATGCTGGCGGACGAAGCCATTATAAGCTGCGGCGATGGCCTGTATGGCCTCGTCGCCCGTGCGTTCAGCGGCAGCCGTGGCAAGTGCCTGGCTGAGCTGCAGTACAGACATCAGCGCCAGTTCCTGGCGAAGCCCGGGGAGCCCGCTGATGTGGTTGTACAGCGACGGGGAGCGCACGTCCAGCCGCTGGGCCAGTGCGGCCAGCGTCAGCGCCTGGAAGCCGTCGCTGTCGGCAAGCTGGGCCGCGGCACTTAGCAGTGTGCCGCGATCCAGTCCCTGCCGCGGGCTCACAGGTGCCCCCCGGCAGGGCGCAGCCGCTGCTCCGCATCAGCCGCAGCCGCACGCATGGCGGCCGCTGGCTGGCGCAGCATCCGTCCGTGGCCTACCGCCAGCACGGACGGTTCCAGCTCGGCCAGGTGCTTCCCGCTGGCCAGAGCCAGTTCCCGGTTCCACGTCGCAAGCGCGGGGAACGGGAAGAGCGGGCGCACGCGGCCGGAGACGGCGAGGCCGCCATGCAGCTGATACGCGTCGCCGGCAATGAGCACACGGCTGCGCGTATCCATGAAGGCCATATGCCCTGGCGTATGGCCTGGAGAAGCAATGGCGATCAGGGAACCAATGCGATCGCCGTCTTCCAGCAGCCGGTCCGGACGGGTGCGGATACCTTTCGGCACACTGCCGCGTACCGGAGTCTGGGGTTCTCCCGGAAGCAAGGCGGCATCTCCGGCCAGCAGCCTGGCATCCCGGCTGGAGATAGAGACCTCTGCTGAAGGGACGGCCTCCTTGAGACCATCCAGCGCACCGACATGGTCGCCATGGGCATGGGTCAGCATAATCCGGGTGATCGGTTTACCAAGGGACTCAGCCGCAGCAAGAATCCCCTTCAGACTAAATGGCATCCCCGCATCAATGACGGTTACACCATCATCTTCTTCCACAAGATAGACGTTCACAGGGAAAAGACGAGGGAGAAAGGAAATCTGAATAACGTTATGTTCACGAGTTAATCTCATCGATCGGCCTCCTAAAACTAATGGTATTAGTAATATAACTAATGGCATTAGTTTTTGCAAGCTGCCTTGTAAAATAAAAAAAATCGAGGAAAATCTTCTCTTTACAAAAAAAGCGTTTTCAAATTGAGAAATACCGATTATAATGATGACGTAAGCCCTTTCATATGTCTATCTTTTTGGAGCCATTCGCGATGCGATTGGCTCACTTTTTTTGTTCGTTTTGTATAGAATCGCGGTTACTTTCGTAAAATGACCTTGTTCTGTTTGAGGACGAAAATAGCTGCTATTATAGGGAATCCTGAGCCTGGTTGCACAGGGGAGCAGAAGTTGACAAACATAACTGTTATTCCTATAATAACAGTTGAACTTACCTTGTGTTGAAGCACATCGGTGATTGCTGCCGGGAAGGGAGTAAGTGATGAACAGTGAATTTACCATTGCCGTCCATTGTCTGGTTTTTCTGTCCATGAAGGATGAGTGCATGGCGAACAGTGAAGACCTGTCCCATAGCGTCGGTACGCACCCAGCGAGAGTACGCAAGGTTCTTAGTGTGCTGCGGAAGAATGGTTATCTGACCACCAAGGAAGGTGCACACGGCGGATACCTGCTCAGTCGTCCGAGTGAAGAGATCAAGCTTGGAGAGTTGTACCGTCTGGTTGCCGGCGGCTCACTTGGGCCCAATTGGTGTTCCGGAGAGTCCGGTTCCAATTGCATCGTCTCCTCTAACATGCAGGATGTCATGGGAAGCATCTATGATGGCGGTGAGGAAGCGCTAACTTCCTATTTCGACAGTATATCGATTGAGGATGTGAAGCATCGTATCGGAAATGGGGAAGCATGCTCTTCGTCCAAGAATGAATTGTCGTCGAACGGTTAATTGGCATGCACGTTGTCCCGGTGAAATGAGATTCATGGATGTTTCAGGAGATTCCGGGCATAACGTGAACACAGATGGGTGCGATCGTCTGCGCTGATGTTATTTTCGGAAGGTGGGTATCTCGTAGAGATCACTTGATATGGCCTTGCGAACATAAATGAAACAACAGAAATGATTAGATATAATAAAAACAACTTTGGGGAGTGGAATGAATGTCCAGCATTGAAAACAATGAAACACTGCGCGTCATTAACGAACGTCATTCAGTCAAGAAATATGAAGCCGGCTTTGTTATGCCAGAGGAGGATCTCACTGCGATCCTGACTGCAGCTTCTGAAGCTCCGTCTGCATGGAACCTGCAGCACTGGAAATTCCTTGTGATTGAATCCGAAGCGGATAAGGCTAAATTGCTGCCGATCGCTTATGGTCAAAGTCAAATCACAGAAAGCTCCGTTACAATCGCTGTACTCGGAGACCTCGAAGCCAATCGCAATGCGGTTATCTATGATCAGGCTGTTGAAGCTGGCTACTTGAAACCTGAAATTCGCGACGCGTTGGTTGGTCAAATCAATGGTGCTTATCAAAGCCAGCAAACGGCTCGCGACGAAGCGATCCGCAATGCTTCTTTGGCTTCGCAAAACATTATGCTGGCTGCGCGTTCCCTTGGCTATGATACATGCCCAATGGGTGGTTACAACCCGCAGCAACTGATTGAAACATTTAACATTCCTCCTCGTTACATTCCTATCATGTTGATCACAGTAGGTAAAGCGGCACAACCGGCTCGCCCGGCAGGTCGTTTACCATTGTCTGATGTCGTCGTTAGAGGTTCGTTCTAAGATATATTCGTATTAAAAATAGCCGCATGCCCCCTCAGGGAGCATGCGGCTATTTGCTGTAAGAGGCAGGAAGGATTGGGTAGCTCAGCCGCCCATCCTTTCCATCTCTTCATTGCAATTCTTATTTCTCAGGTGTTTCCGGGATTTGCGGAGCATGGAAGCTTTCCATGTATTCGATGGCATTGTACATCATTACTGCAGCTTCTGCGCGAGTGATGGTTTCCTTCGGATTGAAGTTGCCATCCGCATCAAGCGTGTTGATTTTAAGAACCAGCGAGCGCTGAACCGCACCCTGATATTCCGGAGTAAGCTCCTGTTCATCTGTAATGTCTACCGGTTTGATGTTAATCATCGGCAGGCCGCCTTTGGCTTCGATCCCCTTCATCAGGAACAGAGTGAATTGTTCGCGTGTCATTTCTGCAGCCGGATCGATGTCCTTGGGCATCTGAATTCCATTATACTGGGCACGAACGAAGGCATCGCTGTACCATACACCGTCCTTGACGTTGCTGAAGGTATCACTCGGGAGCGGTTGTTTGATAAAACGAATCGCATCCAGGTTCAGATCGAGACCATCGGTAATCAGCTGCACTCCTTGTGCGGTATTTAATTGCTGTTCCGGTTTGAACAAGCCGTCGCTCACTCCCTTGATCAATCCATCCTGATGCAGAGCTTCAATTTTGTCAGCACCTGCAATACCTTGAAGGTCAGTAAAATGGGCTTGAGCAGCGTTAATCGGGCCAGCACTCAGGGAGAGTGTGAGCAGTGCTCCGGCAGTAATAGTGGCTAGTATATTTTTTTTCATATTGAAATCGCCTCACTTTTCTAGGGAGTCCCTTTGTATAAAAGCTATTTGCCCCTATAGACGACCCTTGTCTAAAAAAGGTTGCTGCAATTTTCCAACAGATGATTCATTTTGTTTCAAGTAACAAGGGGATGCATAACTAGCCCTTGGATTTGTTGCGATACTCCGTAGGTGAACGTCCCATCATTTTGCTGAATAGTCGTGAGAAATAATAAGGGTCCTTGAACCCCAGCTCAGAGCTGATCTGTTTGACGGTCCAGTCCGTAAAATCAAGATAACGGCAGGAATGCTGGATTTTGAGTCGCAGGAAATAGTCTATGGGTGAATGTCCAGTTGCCTGCTTGAATAGTTGTGAATAATGGGGTGCCGATAACTGGGCCTGTGCGGCGAGCTCCTTTAAAGTCAATCCGCGCTCCAGGTGTTCCAGCATGTACTGGACCGATTGTTCAGCCGCCCGTTTGCTGCTGATCATGCTGACCCCTGTTCCCTGACCATAGGCCAGCATGCCGAGCATGTAGCCCGTAATCTGCGAAGCGTATGTCATGGCTTGCAGGGAGTACCCGGTTTCCAGTGCATCATAGCATTCATGGAACAGTTCCAGCCATTTGGGGGCTTTGGAAGGAACGATGGCAGAGATTTTATGGGCCAGGAGCAGTTCAATATAGGTAGAAGCGTGTTCGCCGCGCAGATGAATCCAGTAGATGCTCCAGGGTTCGGCCGCATTAGCCCCGTAAACGTGGGCCATATATGCAGGCAAGATGACCAGGTCACCTGCATGTACAACTTGTGGCTTGCTGCCATCTAATTCGTACCATCCTGTTCCTTGTACGCAATACATGAGAATATGGGAGTCACATCCTTGAGGCCGATCCCGGTAATGATGCTCCGCTTCATGGAAATATCCGATATCCGTAACGTACAGCCCTGAAGTTACTGGGTATCTTGCTGCTTCTTCGAGCAGAGGATCAGGCAGTACAACGAGTTTTTGCATAGGGAATCCAGCAGATTTACGCAGTGTGGTTGTACGGTTGTAAGGTCTCATACTTGTATTATGGTGAGGTAGGATGGGGGAGTCAATGACGGATATGCAAGCGTTCACAGAAATATCATGATCTTCAGAACGTTGCGTCTGTTCCGATGAAGCAGAAGCCGGTGAATTGGGTAAGTACATTATAGTGGAAACATCAATCCAGAGCATGAACCGACTCATGAAGAGAGATAGACGTAGAATTGGAAAAGAGAAGGAGAGATGAGAGATATGGAACGAACAGCTGCGAATGAAACCTTTTTCTATACAGGAACTTATGCATCAGCGGATCAACCGGGGATTGTGCTGTGCGCACTCGATGCAGATACAGGTGAGATGAGAATCGTCAGTCATACTGAGGGTGTGGACAATCCATCCTATCTCGCATTATGCCCAGATGCCAACTGTCTGTACGCTGCGAGTGAAACCGATGAGGGAGAGGTGCTTGTATATCGCAGGGATACGGCAACGAGTGAACTGCATCTGATGGATCGCAAACTGACCAAAGGGGCTTCTCCTTGTTATGTGTCGGTCACCAAGGATGGCAAATGGGTTCTGACTTCGAACTACAGCAGCGGGAGTGTGAATGTATTCCCGGTAGGGGATCAAGGGACGCTTGAAGAGATGAGTGCACTGGTTGAACATACGGGGAGAGGGAAAAACGATGATCGTCAGGAAGGACCTCATGCTCATTCCATACAGCCGGATCCGTCCGGACAGTATGCGGTCGTATGTGATCTTGGGCTCGACCAGATTATTGTTTACCGTATGGAAGAAGGAAGGCTGGTCACACACCGCGAAATGAATCAGCCCCCTGGTTCTGGTCCAAGACATTTGGTTTTCCATCCAAGCGGAAAGTGGGCATATGTCATTAATGAGCTGAACAACACGGTTACCGCATTCATGTATGACGAGCGGAGAGGTGAGTTTAATACGCAGCAGCATATCTCCACACTGCCTGAGGGGCATTCGGGAGAAGGAACAGCTGCAGATATTCGTGTATCCCCTTGCGGCCGTTTCCTGTACGCTTCCAACCGCGGCCATGACAGCATCGTGCTGTATCATATTGATCAGGAGTCCGGAAAATTGGAAGCCGTGGAATGGACGTCGACCATCGGTCAGACTCCTCGCAACTTCAATTTGCTGCCAGGCGGCATTCTGCTCGTGGCCAATCAGGATAGCAACAATATTGTTGCATTTCAAATGGATGGGGAAGACGGGCGTCTGACGCACAATGGATTCAAGCTCGAAGTGTCACGTCCGGTATGCATTACCCCTGTGGTATAAGCTGCAGTGCTGCAATGAGCTAGTTCAAATCCAATGAACTCAAGACCATGCATGGGCCTAATCCTGCATGGTCTTTATTTTTTTATAATTCAACGTATCCCGAAGAATACAAAATCAAAGTCCTTACGACACGAAATTACTAATTTAGACCTATAGATGGAATTAAATGTTTAATTTAGAATGAAAATATTAAAGCGCTTACATAAAGATGACGCTAAAGGGACAACGGGCTTACCAATTCCATTTGGGGAGGCTATTATTCTATGTTGA contains:
- a CDS encoding AraC family transcriptional regulator — encoded protein: MQKLVVLPDPLLEEAARYPVTSGLYVTDIGYFHEAEHHYRDRPQGCDSHILMYCVQGTGWYELDGSKPQVVHAGDLVILPAYMAHVYGANAAEPWSIYWIHLRGEHASTYIELLLAHKISAIVPSKAPKWLELFHECYDALETGYSLQAMTYASQITGYMLGMLAYGQGTGVSMISSKRAAEQSVQYMLEHLERGLTLKELAAQAQLSAPHYSQLFKQATGHSPIDYFLRLKIQHSCRYLDFTDWTVKQISSELGFKDPYYFSRLFSKMMGRSPTEYRNKSKG
- a CDS encoding lactonase family protein, with protein sequence MERTAANETFFYTGTYASADQPGIVLCALDADTGEMRIVSHTEGVDNPSYLALCPDANCLYAASETDEGEVLVYRRDTATSELHLMDRKLTKGASPCYVSVTKDGKWVLTSNYSSGSVNVFPVGDQGTLEEMSALVEHTGRGKNDDRQEGPHAHSIQPDPSGQYAVVCDLGLDQIIVYRMEEGRLVTHREMNQPPGSGPRHLVFHPSGKWAYVINELNNTVTAFMYDERRGEFNTQQHISTLPEGHSGEGTAADIRVSPCGRFLYASNRGHDSIVLYHIDQESGKLEAVEWTSTIGQTPRNFNLLPGGILLVANQDSNNIVAFQMDGEDGRLTHNGFKLEVSRPVCITPVV